The following are encoded in a window of Sphingobacteriaceae bacterium genomic DNA:
- the flgL gene encoding flagellar hook-associated protein FlgL produces the protein MRITHNLMADRVLANLWQTQRSLLKWHTQGSSARRVNVPSDDPAGTMSILRYRSSLSELERYASSAAEAHEWITVSDEAIMHLQNNLHRVREIAVLGANGSLPPDARTAYTAELEEIIRHVVTIANSSYDGRFVFGGHETTQPPFVQDATGVAYNGDQGEILREVGRGVNLTINVPGDELFGTVALDAGGNVVGGQGVFHLLARLKEEIEAGNVAQVSALLEDLNQVQELVNNYQVKLGATGRRALQVMDQVRDVRITMETLLSNIEDADVAEVTMRLATAEASYRYALAVGARIMQPSLVEYLR, from the coding sequence TTGCGCATTACCCATAACCTGATGGCCGACCGGGTGTTGGCCAACTTGTGGCAAACCCAGCGCAGCCTCCTCAAGTGGCATACCCAGGGCTCATCGGCCCGGCGGGTCAACGTGCCCTCCGACGACCCCGCGGGCACCATGTCCATCCTGCGCTACCGCAGCAGCCTGTCGGAGCTGGAGCGCTACGCCTCCAGCGCCGCCGAAGCCCATGAATGGATCACCGTCAGCGATGAAGCCATCATGCACCTGCAGAACAATCTTCACCGGGTGCGGGAGATCGCCGTGCTGGGCGCCAACGGCAGCCTGCCGCCCGACGCCCGCACCGCCTATACCGCCGAACTGGAGGAGATCATCCGGCACGTGGTGACCATCGCCAACAGCAGTTACGATGGGCGCTTCGTATTCGGCGGCCATGAGACCACCCAGCCGCCCTTTGTCCAGGACGCCACGGGCGTGGCCTACAACGGCGACCAGGGGGAGATCCTGCGGGAGGTGGGCCGGGGCGTCAACCTGACCATCAACGTGCCCGGCGATGAACTGTTCGGCACCGTTGCCCTTGATGCCGGCGGCAACGTGGTGGGGGGCCAGGGCGTCTTCCACCTGCTGGCCCGGCTGAAGGAGGAGATCGAAGCCGGCAACGTGGCCCAGGTCAGCGCCTTGCTGGAAGACCTGAACCAAGTGCAGGAACTGGTCAACAACTACCAGGTGAAACTGGGCGCCACGGGCCGCCGGGCCCTCCAGGTGATGGATCAGGTGCGGGACGTTCGCATAACCATGGAAACCCTCCTGTCCAATATCGAAGATGCCGACGTGGCGGAAGTCACCATGCGCCTGGCCACCGCCGAAGCCAGCTACCGCTACGCCCTGGCGGTAGGCGCGCGCATTATGCAGCCCTCTTTGGTAGAATACCTGCGATAA
- a CDS encoding phosphoglucomutase/phosphomannomutase family protein translates to MKEAGSAIRFGTDGWRGVIADTVTFANVARVTEAYGRWLTINAKPGARVLVGYDTRFLSGAFARTAAAVLTADGHQALLTPGPAPTPAVSWAVHHEGLAGALMVTASHNPSIYNGIKIKASYGGPALPEMTAAVEGLLLSPGARHAAAAGPALSAQEPPGVVMYDPRPSYLAQLARLVDLQALAEAKLRIVGDMMHGAAGGYLVDLFRGTGMDYTEVRGTPDPLFGGVHPEPLSPNLQPLFDAVNRLDAHVGVATDGDGDRIGAVDPVAGFVDAQQIFALLLQHLVEVRGWRGMVVKTYAGTRMVQRLAEQYGLPYRETPVGFKHVCRLALEQPVLIGGEESGGIGIMNHLPERDGLLCALLLLEIMAARGKSLAGQVQDLMAQVGPHYYTRRDFHLPGPGPYSLEPLLAAPPARIASFPVEEIETIDGVKLLLGDPGWVLFRMSGTEPLLRVYAEMESEDALQAVLSAAGRLAEELIAR, encoded by the coding sequence ATGAAAGAGGCCGGCTCCGCTATTCGTTTCGGCACCGACGGCTGGCGGGGTGTCATCGCCGACACCGTAACCTTCGCCAACGTGGCCCGGGTGACCGAGGCCTACGGCCGTTGGCTCACCATCAACGCGAAACCCGGCGCCCGGGTGCTGGTAGGCTACGACACCCGGTTTCTGTCCGGCGCCTTCGCCCGCACGGCGGCCGCCGTCTTGACGGCCGACGGCCACCAGGCGCTCCTGACCCCCGGCCCGGCGCCCACGCCGGCCGTAAGCTGGGCTGTCCACCACGAAGGGCTGGCCGGGGCCCTGATGGTCACCGCCAGCCACAATCCCTCCATATATAACGGCATCAAAATCAAGGCATCCTACGGCGGTCCGGCCCTGCCGGAGATGACTGCCGCCGTGGAGGGCCTGCTCCTCAGCCCGGGGGCGAGGCACGCCGCGGCAGCGGGCCCGGCCTTATCGGCCCAGGAACCCCCGGGTGTCGTTATGTACGACCCGCGGCCGTCCTACTTGGCCCAGTTGGCCCGGCTGGTGGACCTGCAGGCCCTGGCCGAGGCCAAGCTGCGCATCGTGGGCGACATGATGCACGGGGCCGCCGGCGGCTATCTGGTGGATCTGTTCCGGGGCACCGGCATGGATTACACCGAAGTGCGGGGCACGCCCGACCCCTTGTTCGGGGGGGTGCATCCCGAGCCCCTGTCCCCCAACCTCCAGCCCCTGTTCGACGCCGTAAACCGGCTGGACGCCCATGTGGGCGTGGCCACCGACGGCGACGGCGACCGCATCGGCGCCGTGGATCCCGTGGCGGGCTTCGTTGACGCCCAGCAAATCTTCGCCCTGCTGCTGCAGCACTTGGTGGAAGTGCGGGGCTGGCGGGGCATGGTGGTGAAGACCTACGCCGGCACCCGGATGGTGCAGCGCCTGGCGGAGCAATACGGCCTGCCCTACCGGGAGACGCCGGTAGGCTTCAAGCACGTGTGCCGCCTGGCCCTGGAGCAGCCCGTCCTCATCGGCGGCGAGGAAAGCGGCGGCATCGGCATCATGAACCACCTGCCCGAGCGGGACGGCCTCCTTTGCGCCCTGCTGCTGCTGGAGATCATGGCAGCCCGGGGCAAATCCCTGGCCGGCCAGGTGCAGGACCTGATGGCCCAGGTGGGGCCCCACTACTACACGCGGCGGGATTTCCACCTGCCGGGGCCGGGCCCCTACAGCCTGGAGCCGCTGCTGGCGGCGCCCCCGGCCCGGATCGCCTCGTTCCCCGTGGAGGAAATTGAAACCATCGACGGTGTCAAACTGTTGCTGGGGGATCCCGGCTGGGTGCTGTTCCGCATGTCGGGCACCGAGCCCTTGCTGCGGGTTTACGCCGAGATGGAGTCGGAAGACGCCTTGCAGGCCGTCCTGTCGGCGGCCGGCCGGCTGGCGGAAGAATTGATTGCCCGATAA